A single genomic interval of Metasolibacillus fluoroglycofenilyticus harbors:
- the mltG gene encoding endolytic transglycosylase MltG: MDNESKKQQMFNSMKRKKKEVKIVRRIVMIITLIALIVIGVGGYSGYKYVNSALQPVDPNATAEIAVEIPMGSGVTLISKTLEKNGIIKNAQIFKYYAKFKNESQFQAGNYKLTKAMTLDEIIESLKTGKVYREPVFTMTIPEGLTLEQIATVIEKNTNFTAQQFMDKVTDATYIESLIGLYPNLLTEDIYNENIRYALEGYLYPATYPFYEEQPSLAVIIDTMLKATNDIVMEYRSIIEEKEMTIHELLTFASLLEEEATAQTDRETIASVFYNRLAIDMPLQTDPTVLYSLGSHKDRVLYEDLEVDNPYNTYKNKGLPPGPIAGAGKVSIEAALNPSQTDYLYFLADKDGVNHFAKTYEEHLANIEQYLR, encoded by the coding sequence GTGGATAATGAATCAAAAAAGCAACAAATGTTTAACAGCATGAAACGCAAGAAAAAAGAAGTAAAAATTGTTCGCCGTATCGTGATGATTATTACTTTAATTGCACTTATCGTAATCGGAGTAGGTGGCTACTCTGGCTATAAATATGTAAACTCTGCGTTGCAGCCAGTTGATCCAAATGCAACTGCTGAAATTGCGGTTGAAATTCCGATGGGCTCTGGTGTCACATTAATTTCAAAAACACTAGAAAAAAATGGAATTATAAAAAATGCACAAATTTTTAAATACTATGCGAAATTTAAAAATGAATCACAGTTCCAAGCTGGTAATTACAAGCTAACAAAGGCTATGACATTAGATGAAATTATTGAAAGCTTGAAAACAGGGAAAGTTTATCGCGAGCCAGTATTTACGATGACGATTCCAGAAGGTTTAACCTTGGAGCAAATTGCAACGGTCATAGAAAAAAATACAAATTTCACTGCACAGCAATTTATGGATAAAGTTACAGACGCTACTTATATTGAGAGCTTAATCGGATTATATCCAAACTTACTAACAGAAGATATTTATAATGAAAATATTCGCTATGCGCTAGAAGGCTATTTATATCCTGCGACATATCCATTTTATGAGGAACAGCCTTCGCTTGCAGTTATTATTGATACGATGCTGAAGGCGACGAATGATATTGTCATGGAGTATCGCTCTATTATAGAAGAGAAAGAAATGACGATACATGAGCTATTGACATTTGCTTCACTGTTGGAGGAAGAGGCTACTGCACAAACCGACCGTGAAACAATTGCGAGTGTTTTTTACAATCGTTTAGCAATTGATATGCCATTGCAAACAGACCCAACTGTCTTGTATTCACTCGGCTCGCATAAGGATCGCGTGTTATACGAGGATTTAGAGGTAGACAACCCTTACAATACGTATAAGAATAAAGGTTTACCACCAGGACCAATTGCTGGAGCAGGTAAAGTCTCAATTGAAGCGGCATTGAACCCATCTCAGACGGATTATTTATACTTTTTAGCCGATAAAGATGGGGTAAATCATTTTGCGAAAACATATGAGGAGCATTTAGCGAATATTGAGCAGTATTTACGCTAA
- a CDS encoding O-methyltransferase: protein MELSDTYIASFIQPRNVLLQEMEKFAQEHHVPIMQLIGIDALNQLLRIQNPAKILEIGTAIGYSAIRMALALPNSHITTIERDVERVQHARNFIARSEVAERIKVIEGDALEVDVASLASPFDAVFIDAAKGQYQKFFEKYSPLVPSGGVLYIDNMYMHGLSDLEMKEVPRRKRTMIRNLHSFTNWILQHPDYTSAFFPIGDGLLICLKR from the coding sequence ATGGAATTATCAGATACGTATATTGCATCTTTTATACAGCCGCGTAATGTGCTACTACAGGAGATGGAGAAGTTTGCTCAGGAGCATCATGTTCCAATTATGCAGCTTATTGGCATTGATGCATTAAATCAATTGCTACGTATTCAAAACCCAGCAAAAATTTTAGAAATCGGTACAGCTATTGGTTATTCGGCGATTCGAATGGCACTTGCTTTACCGAATAGCCATATTACGACAATTGAACGTGATGTTGAGCGAGTACAGCACGCTCGTAATTTTATTGCTCGTTCAGAAGTAGCAGAGCGTATTAAAGTTATTGAGGGGGATGCGTTAGAAGTAGATGTTGCTTCGTTAGCCTCACCGTTCGATGCTGTATTTATTGATGCGGCAAAGGGGCAATATCAAAAGTTTTTTGAAAAATATTCTCCACTTGTACCATCAGGTGGTGTACTTTACATTGATAATATGTACATGCATGGCTTATCAGATTTAGAGATGAAGGAAGTACCGAGAAGAAAGCGAACGATGATTCGCAATTTACACAGCTTTACTAATTGGATTTTACAGCACCCAGATTATACAAGTGCGTTTTTCCCGATTGGTGATGGTCTATTAATTTGTTTGAAGAGGTGA
- the ruvX gene encoding Holliday junction resolvase RuvX: MRIMGLDVGTKTVGVAISDALGWTAQGIETVKIDEEQGQFGLERIKELVKEYAVTEFVVGYPKNMNNTVGPRGEASERYKALLEEVFAFPVTLWDERLTTMAAERMLIEADVSRKKRKQVIDKMAAVMILQGYLDSKGTV, encoded by the coding sequence ATGAGAATTATGGGATTAGACGTCGGCACAAAAACTGTCGGCGTCGCAATTAGCGATGCGCTTGGCTGGACAGCACAGGGGATTGAAACGGTAAAAATTGATGAGGAGCAAGGCCAATTTGGTCTTGAACGCATTAAAGAGCTTGTAAAGGAATATGCTGTAACGGAGTTCGTTGTTGGCTATCCGAAAAACATGAATAATACTGTTGGTCCACGAGGCGAGGCTAGTGAGAGGTACAAAGCGCTTCTAGAGGAAGTCTTTGCATTCCCCGTCACATTATGGGACGAACGCTTGACAACAATGGCTGCGGAGCGCATGTTAATCGAAGCGGATGTCAGCCGTAAAAAGCGTAAGCAAGTGATTGATAAAATGGCAGCTGTCATGATTCTGCAAGGATACTTGGACAGTAAAGGGACTGTCTAA
- a CDS encoding IreB family regulatory phosphoprotein produces MSSFDQTMKFNFPEESMEQEVKQVMLKVYASLEEKGYNPTNQIVGYLLSGDPAYIPRHQDARNLIRKLERDEILEELVKFYIRKNNEATK; encoded by the coding sequence TTGAGTTCGTTTGATCAAACAATGAAATTTAATTTTCCAGAAGAATCAATGGAACAAGAAGTAAAGCAAGTGATGTTAAAAGTATACGCATCATTAGAAGAAAAAGGCTATAATCCAACAAATCAAATTGTTGGTTATTTGTTATCTGGTGATCCGGCATACATCCCTCGCCACCAGGACGCACGAAATTTAATCCGTAAGCTTGAGCGAGATGAGATTTTAGAGGAACTCGTGAAATTTTACATTAGGAAGAATAATGAGGCGACAAAATGA
- the recD2 gene encoding SF1B family DNA helicase RecD2 gives MVENLNLFELEKRFVLGRPIVSIFHNATNMYSIIRVKIQETNLAYEEKEIIVVGYFPPLSEDELYRFTGNIKTHPKYGVQFQIETFEKEVPATEQGVIQYLSSDLFIGIGRKTAETIVEKLGVDALKIIMDNPSALDVIPRLSDEKKQTIVDVIEQNLGLERVMIQLNEWGFGPQLGMKIYQTYREDTITLLTENPYRLIEEIEGIGFGRADDLGSKLGITGNHPDRIKAAIFHVLTAAALSDGHVYLEAEQVLPTVKSMLEQSQRVEIPFEAISQACIEMREESKICGEETRMYLPSLYFSEVGIASKILELVANNKKQSHFSKDEILKAIGELEERDGVQYAPSQVAAIECALQNAVMILTGGPGTGKTTVVKGLVEVYAELHGLSLDPKTYAKKEEPFPIILVAPTGRAAKRLAESTSLPAMTIHRLLGFTGQEKEEETEREITGRLVIVDEMSMVDTWLAHQLLKSLAKDVQVVFVGDQDQLPPVGPGQVLKDLLTSKQVPTVELTDVYRQAEGSTIIDIAHQIKQGTVPPTITQKTADRSFIQASTEQIVSVVTQIVKSATAKGQAIRDIQVLAPMYKGPAGIDALNKQIQELVNPNDGTRKELAFGDTVYRIGDKVLQLVNQPDSNVFNGDMGEVVAIIKAKETVEKQDLLVVSYDGIEVTYQRGDLNQITLAYCCSIHKSQGSEFQTVIMPIVRGYSKMLRRNLLYTGITRAKNFLILCGEPDVLAQGLMKTDDLQRFTSLTARLNPMDEEIVEVIAEAQESYTTSTPPILNAETAPYIHPLIGMEGIAPSDFMK, from the coding sequence CTGGTGGAGAACTTAAATTTATTTGAGCTAGAAAAACGCTTTGTACTAGGTCGCCCAATCGTCTCTATTTTTCATAATGCTACAAATATGTATTCTATCATACGTGTGAAAATTCAAGAAACAAATTTAGCTTATGAAGAAAAGGAGATTATCGTTGTTGGCTATTTTCCGCCGCTGTCAGAGGATGAGCTTTATCGCTTCACAGGCAATATAAAAACACATCCCAAATACGGAGTACAGTTTCAAATTGAGACATTTGAAAAGGAAGTACCTGCTACGGAACAGGGTGTTATTCAATATTTATCAAGCGATTTATTTATAGGGATTGGTCGTAAAACGGCTGAAACAATTGTTGAAAAGCTTGGTGTCGATGCATTGAAAATAATTATGGATAATCCGAGTGCACTCGATGTAATCCCGAGATTATCTGACGAAAAAAAGCAAACAATCGTTGACGTAATCGAACAAAATTTAGGCTTAGAGCGTGTGATGATTCAATTAAATGAGTGGGGGTTCGGACCGCAGCTCGGCATGAAAATTTATCAAACATATCGCGAGGACACAATCACTCTATTGACAGAAAATCCGTATCGTTTAATCGAGGAAATAGAGGGAATTGGCTTTGGACGTGCCGACGATTTAGGCTCAAAGCTCGGCATTACAGGCAATCACCCTGACCGCATTAAAGCAGCTATTTTTCATGTTTTAACAGCAGCCGCATTATCCGATGGGCATGTTTATTTAGAGGCGGAGCAGGTGCTGCCGACAGTTAAGTCAATGCTAGAACAAAGCCAGCGAGTTGAAATCCCATTTGAGGCAATTTCGCAGGCTTGCATTGAAATGCGTGAGGAGAGCAAAATTTGTGGTGAGGAAACGCGCATGTACTTACCATCACTCTATTTTAGTGAGGTGGGCATCGCCTCGAAAATCTTAGAGCTTGTAGCGAACAATAAGAAGCAGTCGCATTTTTCTAAGGATGAAATTTTAAAGGCAATTGGCGAGCTAGAGGAGCGTGATGGGGTACAATATGCACCTTCGCAAGTCGCAGCAATTGAGTGCGCTTTGCAAAATGCGGTAATGATTTTAACAGGTGGACCGGGTACAGGTAAAACGACTGTTGTGAAAGGGCTTGTAGAAGTATATGCAGAGCTACACGGCCTGTCGCTTGACCCAAAAACATATGCTAAAAAAGAAGAGCCATTTCCTATTATATTAGTAGCACCGACAGGACGAGCCGCCAAGCGTTTGGCTGAATCTACCAGCTTACCTGCAATGACAATTCATCGTTTATTAGGATTCACAGGTCAGGAAAAAGAAGAGGAAACAGAGCGTGAAATCACAGGACGTCTTGTCATTGTAGATGAAATGTCAATGGTCGATACATGGCTTGCGCACCAGCTACTCAAAAGCTTAGCAAAAGATGTCCAAGTGGTTTTTGTTGGTGACCAAGACCAGTTACCGCCAGTTGGGCCGGGGCAAGTATTGAAGGACTTATTAACATCAAAGCAAGTGCCAACTGTGGAATTAACAGATGTTTACAGGCAAGCAGAGGGCTCAACGATTATTGATATTGCCCATCAAATTAAGCAAGGTACAGTTCCGCCCACAATAACTCAAAAAACAGCAGACCGCTCCTTTATCCAAGCATCGACTGAGCAAATTGTGAGCGTTGTCACACAAATTGTCAAAAGTGCAACGGCAAAGGGTCAGGCGATACGTGATATTCAAGTGTTAGCACCAATGTACAAGGGACCAGCAGGCATTGATGCATTAAATAAGCAAATTCAAGAGCTTGTTAACCCGAATGACGGCACGCGTAAGGAGTTAGCATTTGGCGATACCGTTTATCGCATTGGTGATAAGGTGCTACAGCTTGTCAATCAACCAGATAGCAACGTATTCAATGGTGATATGGGGGAGGTTGTTGCGATAATAAAGGCAAAAGAAACGGTGGAAAAGCAAGATTTGCTCGTTGTCTCATATGACGGGATTGAAGTAACGTATCAGCGCGGTGACTTAAATCAAATAACATTAGCATACTGCTGCTCCATTCATAAATCACAAGGCTCTGAATTCCAAACGGTTATTATGCCAATTGTACGCGGTTACTCGAAAATGCTGCGTCGCAATTTATTGTATACAGGCATTACGCGAGCAAAAAACTTTTTAATTTTGTGCGGAGAGCCAGATGTGTTAGCACAGGGCTTAATGAAAACGGATGATTTACAGCGTTTTACAAGCCTGACTGCCCGATTAAATCCAATGGATGAAGAAATTGTTGAAGTAATTGCTGAAGCACAAGAAAGCTATACAACATCTACGCCACCTATTTTAAATGCAGAAACAGCTCCCTATATTCATCCGTTGATTGGTATGGAGGGCATCGCACCATCAGATTTTATGAAATAG
- the hisA gene encoding phosphoribosylformimino-5-aminoimidazole carboxamide ribotide isomerase, with the protein MEFRPCIDLHDGKVKQIVGSTLGYADQSVIENFVSEYDAGYFAKQFQQDNLIGGHVIMLGPGNEAAALQALQAYPNALQIGGGITAQNAAHFIEAGASHVIVTSYIFHDGKLDLERLNELVIAVGKKHLVIDLSCRSRNGRWFVVTDKWTKFSDFEVNAASIQMIENYCDELLIHAVDVEGKRGGMQEDLVRDLAEWTTIPTTYAGGIRSLADLQKFEAITNGKLHITIGSALDIFGGNLAYQEVVQYCNK; encoded by the coding sequence GTGGAGTTTCGACCGTGCATTGATTTACACGATGGGAAAGTAAAACAAATTGTCGGCAGTACACTCGGTTATGCCGACCAAAGTGTTATCGAGAATTTCGTTTCAGAGTATGATGCTGGCTATTTTGCCAAGCAATTTCAACAAGACAATTTAATTGGCGGGCATGTAATAATGCTAGGTCCAGGCAATGAAGCGGCCGCATTACAAGCATTGCAGGCTTACCCAAATGCACTGCAAATTGGTGGCGGCATTACAGCGCAAAACGCTGCTCACTTTATTGAGGCAGGCGCCTCCCATGTGATTGTTACTTCTTATATTTTTCATGATGGTAAACTCGACTTAGAACGATTAAACGAGCTTGTCATAGCTGTCGGTAAGAAGCATTTAGTCATAGATTTAAGCTGTCGAAGCCGAAATGGGAGATGGTTTGTAGTGACGGATAAATGGACAAAATTTAGCGATTTTGAAGTAAATGCTGCATCCATCCAGATGATTGAAAACTATTGTGATGAGCTGCTTATTCATGCGGTAGATGTAGAAGGAAAACGCGGAGGTATGCAGGAAGATTTAGTGCGTGATTTAGCTGAATGGACAACAATCCCTACAACCTATGCAGGCGGTATTCGTTCACTGGCAGATTTGCAAAAATTCGAAGCCATTACAAATGGGAAACTCCATATTACAATCGGCTCAGCACTTGATATTTTCGGTGGCAACTTAGCATATCAAGAGGTTGTACAATATTGTAATAAGTAA
- a CDS encoding DUF1292 domain-containing protein: MDEQFFKLLNDAGEEVVCRVIFTFDAEEHSYVLYTIEGEDDGEISALRCELNDAGEVSDFAPLETEAEWEMVQEVLNTLVDEFSEDQANYMTLTNEDGEDIYCRILHRFDVEGKAYLFYAVDEEGEEPSEVFASAYIAGENGEVTELLPIESEAEWAMIEKVLASLAEVAE; the protein is encoded by the coding sequence ATGGACGAACAGTTTTTTAAATTATTGAATGATGCTGGTGAGGAAGTGGTGTGCCGTGTCATCTTTACATTTGATGCAGAAGAGCATTCATATGTGCTTTATACAATTGAAGGTGAAGATGATGGTGAAATTTCGGCACTGCGCTGCGAATTAAATGATGCTGGTGAAGTAAGTGATTTTGCTCCACTTGAAACAGAAGCTGAATGGGAAATGGTACAGGAAGTGTTAAACACACTAGTTGATGAATTTTCGGAGGATCAAGCGAACTATATGACATTAACAAATGAGGACGGCGAGGATATTTATTGCCGCATTCTACATCGTTTCGATGTAGAAGGGAAAGCCTATTTATTTTACGCAGTTGATGAAGAAGGAGAAGAGCCTTCTGAAGTATTTGCTTCTGCCTATATCGCAGGTGAGAATGGTGAAGTGACAGAGCTATTACCAATTGAATCGGAGGCTGAATGGGCAATGATTGAAAAAGTACTTGCTTCATTGGCAGAGGTTGCGGAATAA
- the alaS gene encoding alanine--tRNA ligase, with amino-acid sequence MKATEIRRLFLEFFKEKGHHHEPSAPLVPINDPTLLWINSGVATLKPYFDGRIIPENPRITNAQKSIRTNDIENVGKTARHHTFFEMLGNFSIGDYFKKESIHYAWEFLTDKKWMGFDPELLSITVHPEDEEAYNVWRNEIGIPEERIIRLEGNFWDIGEGPSGPNSEIFYDRGEAYGVNTPEEEMYPGGENERYLEVWNLVFSQFNHNPDHTYTPLPKQNIDTGMGLERIVSVVQNVPTNFDTDLFMPIIEKIEEFANRSYKRPHEVNLSEIFGSQEDINTPFKVIADHIRTVAFAIGDGALPSNEGRGYVLRRLLRRAVRYAKQIGIEKPFMFELVPTVGAIMHDFYPEVQDKQEFIQRVIKNEEVRFHETLDGGLAIFNEVVATQKAAGETFIPGADAFRLYDTYGFPIELTEEYAEEVGMTVDDKGFEVAMEEQRERARAARQDVDSMQVQNEVLANLTAPSQFIGFDTLTAETKVTAIVIDGQTANVASEGQEALVMLAETPFYAEMGGQIADHGSISNDNFTAFVKDVQKAPNGQPLHTIIVESGELHLDDAVYAAVNRAERNLTIKNHTATHIMHRALKDILGEHVNQAGSYVGPDRLRFDFSHFGQVTKEELAQIERKVNEIVWDDIAVVIAEMSIDDAKAMGAMALFGEKYGEVVRVVSVGDYSIELCGGIHVQRTSEIGFFKILSEGGIGAGTRRIEAVTGKGAYFATKEEEAVLVEAAAQFKANPKDLVARVTGLQADYKELQRENESLSQKIANAQAGAILDAAQKVGDVTVLATKVDAKDNNQLRQMMDDLKSKMEKAVIVLGAVDGEKVMLCAGVTKDLVGGSYHAGNIVKLVAEACGGKGGGRPDMAMAGAKDGSKLEQALDSVYDYVKGI; translated from the coding sequence ATGAAAGCAACAGAAATTCGACGCTTATTTTTAGAGTTTTTTAAAGAAAAAGGGCATCATCATGAGCCATCAGCGCCTCTTGTGCCTATTAATGACCCGACATTATTATGGATTAACTCGGGTGTAGCGACATTAAAGCCGTATTTTGATGGTCGTATTATTCCAGAAAACCCACGTATTACAAATGCCCAAAAGTCAATTCGCACAAATGATATTGAAAATGTCGGTAAAACAGCGCGTCATCATACGTTTTTTGAAATGCTAGGGAACTTCTCGATTGGTGATTATTTCAAAAAAGAATCGATTCATTATGCTTGGGAGTTTTTAACGGATAAAAAATGGATGGGCTTTGACCCTGAGCTTCTGTCTATTACAGTGCATCCAGAGGATGAAGAAGCTTATAATGTTTGGCGTAATGAAATTGGCATTCCAGAGGAGCGCATCATTCGTTTAGAGGGCAACTTCTGGGATATCGGGGAAGGCCCATCTGGTCCGAACTCTGAAATTTTCTATGACCGTGGTGAAGCATATGGTGTTAACACGCCAGAGGAAGAAATGTATCCGGGTGGGGAAAATGAGCGTTATTTAGAGGTTTGGAACCTTGTATTTTCTCAATTTAACCATAATCCAGACCATACGTATACACCATTACCAAAGCAAAACATTGATACCGGGATGGGCTTAGAGCGTATCGTTTCAGTGGTCCAAAATGTACCAACAAACTTCGATACAGATTTATTTATGCCGATTATCGAAAAAATCGAGGAATTTGCAAACCGCTCGTATAAACGTCCGCATGAAGTAAATTTAAGTGAGATTTTTGGTTCACAGGAAGATATTAATACACCATTTAAAGTAATTGCAGACCATATTCGTACAGTTGCCTTCGCTATCGGCGATGGTGCATTACCATCGAATGAGGGACGCGGCTATGTATTACGACGTTTATTGCGTCGCGCTGTGCGTTATGCAAAGCAAATCGGTATTGAAAAGCCATTTATGTTTGAGCTCGTGCCGACAGTTGGAGCAATTATGCATGACTTTTACCCAGAAGTACAAGATAAGCAAGAATTTATTCAACGCGTTATTAAAAATGAGGAGGTACGCTTCCACGAAACATTGGATGGCGGCTTAGCTATTTTTAATGAAGTAGTCGCAACACAAAAAGCAGCGGGAGAAACATTTATTCCTGGTGCTGACGCATTCCGGCTATATGATACGTATGGCTTCCCGATTGAGCTAACAGAGGAATATGCGGAAGAGGTAGGAATGACTGTTGACGATAAAGGCTTTGAAGTAGCGATGGAGGAGCAACGTGAGCGCGCACGTGCAGCACGCCAAGATGTTGACTCAATGCAAGTGCAAAATGAAGTATTAGCAAATTTAACAGCGCCAAGTCAATTTATCGGCTTTGATACATTAACAGCAGAGACAAAGGTGACAGCGATTGTGATAGATGGTCAAACAGCAAACGTTGCATCAGAAGGTCAAGAAGCGTTAGTAATGCTTGCTGAAACACCATTTTATGCAGAAATGGGTGGTCAAATTGCGGACCATGGCTCTATTTCTAATGATAATTTTACAGCTTTCGTTAAAGATGTGCAGAAAGCACCTAACGGACAGCCATTACACACAATCATTGTGGAATCTGGTGAGCTACATCTAGATGATGCAGTATACGCGGCAGTAAACCGCGCAGAGCGCAATTTAACAATTAAAAACCATACGGCGACACATATTATGCATCGTGCATTAAAGGATATTTTAGGTGAGCATGTTAACCAAGCGGGTTCTTATGTAGGTCCAGACCGCCTACGCTTCGATTTTTCTCATTTCGGGCAAGTGACGAAGGAAGAGCTGGCACAAATTGAGCGCAAAGTAAATGAAATTGTTTGGGATGATATTGCGGTAGTCATTGCTGAAATGTCGATTGATGATGCAAAAGCAATGGGAGCAATGGCTTTATTCGGTGAGAAATACGGCGAGGTTGTACGCGTTGTATCTGTAGGAGATTATTCAATTGAGCTATGTGGTGGTATTCACGTGCAACGTACTTCAGAAATTGGCTTCTTTAAAATACTTTCTGAGGGCGGTATTGGGGCAGGTACAAGACGTATTGAGGCTGTCACAGGGAAGGGTGCTTATTTCGCTACGAAGGAAGAGGAAGCTGTTTTAGTAGAGGCGGCAGCACAATTTAAAGCAAATCCAAAGGATTTAGTAGCGCGCGTAACAGGTCTGCAAGCTGATTATAAAGAATTGCAGCGTGAAAACGAATCGTTGTCACAAAAAATAGCGAACGCACAAGCTGGTGCAATTTTAGATGCGGCACAAAAAGTGGGCGATGTAACAGTTTTAGCGACAAAGGTAGATGCAAAAGACAATAATCAATTGCGTCAAATGATGGACGATTTGAAATCGAAAATGGAAAAGGCAGTCATTGTTTTAGGGGCTGTTGACGGTGAAAAAGTCATGCTTTGTGCGGGGGTAACGAAAGATTTAGTAGGTGGAAGCTACCATGCTGGAAATATCGTAAAACTTGTTGCGGAGGCTTGTGGTGGTAAAGGTGGCGGTCGTCCAGATATGGCTATGGCTGGCGCGAAAGACGGCTCAAAACTTGAACAAGCGTTAGATTCTGTGTATGATTATGTAAAAGGCATTTAA
- a CDS encoding DUF1292 domain-containing protein, protein MEQEQRHITIIDENGNEQLCEVLHTFDSEEFGKSYVLYSLVGAEEDDEGQVEIFASSFTPSENGEDGELEPIETEAEWDLIEDVLNALEDEFDDEE, encoded by the coding sequence ATGGAACAAGAACAACGTCATATTACAATCATTGATGAAAATGGTAATGAACAACTTTGCGAAGTGTTACACACATTTGATTCAGAAGAATTCGGTAAATCGTACGTTTTATATTCTTTAGTAGGTGCAGAAGAGGATGATGAAGGGCAAGTTGAAATTTTTGCGTCATCATTTACACCATCTGAAAACGGTGAAGATGGCGAGTTAGAGCCAATCGAAACAGAAGCTGAATGGGATTTAATTGAAGACGTATTAAATGCATTAGAGGATGAGTTCGACGACGAGGAATAG
- a CDS encoding tetratricopeptide repeat protein: MNFNEQGIQAFQEKKYEEAAQFFTQAIETEPNDALGYVNFGNLLAVLNDIERAERFFQKAITVDEKSATAYYGLANLYYNAGRYIEAAKLYQKAIEHGIEGADAFYMLAKSFEREEQPKLALPYMQRAAELAPTDLQIRLSYGILLCTLEMFDLAKNELQFVIDEDWNNADAHYNLGVLYAVSTEQTEDALYHLKQAFTLQPEFDQAKYIYDMVSQRFN; this comes from the coding sequence ATGAATTTTAACGAGCAAGGCATTCAAGCCTTTCAGGAAAAAAAATATGAGGAAGCGGCACAGTTTTTTACACAGGCGATTGAGACAGAGCCAAATGATGCACTTGGCTACGTCAATTTTGGCAATTTATTAGCCGTATTGAACGATATAGAACGAGCAGAGCGATTTTTTCAAAAAGCGATTACGGTTGATGAAAAATCAGCTACCGCTTATTATGGCTTAGCAAATTTATATTATAATGCAGGGCGTTATATTGAAGCAGCAAAGCTTTATCAAAAAGCGATTGAGCATGGCATTGAAGGGGCAGATGCTTTTTATATGCTTGCTAAATCATTTGAGCGTGAAGAACAGCCTAAGCTGGCATTGCCGTATATGCAGCGTGCTGCGGAGCTTGCGCCAACAGACTTGCAAATTCGCTTATCTTACGGTATTTTACTATGCACGCTAGAAATGTTCGATTTAGCAAAAAATGAATTGCAGTTTGTGATTGACGAGGATTGGAATAATGCAGATGCGCATTATAATTTAGGTGTGCTATATGCGGTTTCGACAGAGCAAACCGAGGATGCGCTCTATCACTTAAAGCAAGCGTTCACATTGCAGCCTGAATTTGACCAAGCGAAATATATTTATGATATGGTTAGCCAGCGCTTTAATTAA
- a CDS encoding TraR/DksA C4-type zinc finger protein produces the protein MLTEKQLLKLRKMLLVQKDEVMKHLLANEQTSLRDSVDELSTLANHPADLGTELFEREKDISLHAHRHDELEQIEKALAQMEEGAYGVCVICKQPIDYDRLCAIPFTNVCIEHSEAVEKITAQPVLHPFHDEGVNALEIAMEQGNLDAYDNQEVADYIDVEELAIEKNVE, from the coding sequence ATGTTAACAGAAAAACAGCTATTAAAATTGCGCAAAATGCTACTTGTACAAAAAGATGAGGTAATGAAACATTTACTTGCTAATGAGCAAACGAGCTTGCGTGATTCTGTAGATGAATTATCTACGCTAGCGAATCATCCAGCTGATTTGGGAACGGAATTATTTGAGCGTGAAAAAGATATTAGCCTTCATGCCCACCGCCATGATGAGCTTGAGCAAATTGAAAAAGCGCTTGCTCAAATGGAGGAAGGAGCATACGGCGTTTGTGTCATTTGCAAGCAGCCGATTGACTACGACAGATTATGTGCAATTCCTTTTACCAATGTTTGTATCGAGCACAGTGAAGCTGTCGAAAAAATAACAGCACAGCCTGTTTTACATCCTTTTCACGATGAAGGAGTAAATGCTCTTGAAATTGCGATGGAACAAGGTAATTTGGATGCATATGACAATCAGGAAGTAGCAGATTATATTGATGTGGAAGAGCTAGCTATAGAGAAGAACGTGGAATAA